A genomic window from Candidatus Binatia bacterium includes:
- a CDS encoding pyridoxine 5'-phosphate synthase, producing the protein MVRLSVNVNKVATLRNSRGGSVPDILEAVRTCLTAGARGITVHPRADERHVTPTDVREIAALLAPRRDEIEYNLEGDPRPDFLELAHEVKPHQVTLVPVKPGEVTSEAGWPADTALHDVVADLKAAGMRVSLFVDPTPQAIAWAKDAGGDRVELFTEPHAHAAAESSDAGGRSFARYVESAQRAHELGLGVNAGHDLDLENLVLFRNLPHLDEVSIGHALMSRALFVGLEKVVREYLDVLRV; encoded by the coding sequence GTGGTTCGACTGAGCGTCAACGTGAACAAGGTCGCGACGCTCCGCAATTCGCGAGGCGGCAGCGTCCCGGACATCCTCGAGGCGGTTCGCACGTGCCTGACCGCCGGCGCACGGGGGATCACCGTCCACCCGCGTGCCGACGAGCGCCACGTAACGCCGACCGACGTTCGCGAGATCGCGGCTCTTCTCGCCCCGAGGCGCGACGAAATTGAGTACAATCTCGAAGGTGACCCGCGGCCCGACTTCCTGGAACTCGCGCACGAAGTGAAGCCCCACCAGGTCACGCTCGTCCCCGTGAAGCCCGGCGAGGTCACGAGCGAGGCGGGCTGGCCCGCCGACACCGCGCTTCACGATGTCGTGGCCGACCTCAAGGCCGCCGGAATGCGCGTGAGTCTCTTTGTCGACCCGACCCCCCAAGCCATCGCCTGGGCAAAGGACGCCGGTGGAGATCGGGTAGAACTCTTCACGGAGCCGCACGCGCACGCTGCGGCCGAGAGTAGCGACGCCGGCGGACGGAGCTTCGCACGCTACGTCGAGTCCGCGCAGCGCGCCCATGAACTGGGGCTCGGCGTGAACGCCGGGCACGATCTCGACCTGGAGAACCTCGTGTTGTTCCGCAACTTGCCGCACCTCGACGAGGTCTCGATCGGCCACGCCCTCATGAGCCGTGCTCTGTTCGTCGGGCTCGAGAAAGTCGTGCGCGAGTACCTCGATGTCCTTCGGGTTTGA
- a CDS encoding MFS transporter — protein sequence MAAAGEVWDRAHRGLTIGLLSTVAFTAFEALAVATVLPTTVDEIGGLALYGWAFSAFMLSSLIGITAGGSLADRRGPALPFLAGAAVFVGGLIGAGASPTMPLLVAARFVQGLGSGAIGSVSYVAVGRGYSPEARPRMIALLSSAWVIPGLVGPALAGLVTDVFGWRWVFFGLAPATAVGAAIAAPAMQRLARGADTTAEPVATGEHRTRDAFLLTLGAGLLMGGLEGSNGAAAAALALGGLLLGVPAARRLLPPGTLLARTDLGAAVALIGLTGFAFFGAEAFLPLAISGVRDQPATIAGLPLTIGTLTWTAGAWIQARETDRRSRRSLVVLGFLLIGAGVAGTSAILVPSIPLWAAGLAWGVTALGMGITYSTLALVILECAREGEEGRASAALQLSYTLCIALGTGVGGGIVALATRLGRDLSTGIALVNVVMVVVVLVAILGTGRIPKTREEAQQVAS from the coding sequence GTGGCTGCGGCGGGAGAGGTGTGGGACCGCGCCCATCGTGGCCTCACGATCGGGTTGCTCTCGACCGTGGCGTTCACCGCTTTCGAGGCACTGGCCGTCGCGACCGTCCTCCCGACGACCGTCGATGAGATTGGCGGGCTCGCGCTTTACGGATGGGCCTTCAGTGCGTTCATGCTGTCGAGCCTGATCGGCATCACGGCCGGCGGATCTCTCGCCGATCGTCGCGGCCCCGCCCTTCCCTTCCTCGCCGGCGCGGCCGTGTTCGTCGGCGGCCTGATCGGCGCGGGCGCCTCGCCCACGATGCCCCTTCTCGTCGCCGCGCGTTTCGTGCAGGGACTCGGGTCCGGCGCGATCGGCTCGGTCAGCTACGTCGCCGTGGGTCGAGGCTACTCTCCGGAAGCGCGGCCCCGCATGATCGCATTGCTTTCGAGTGCGTGGGTCATCCCCGGACTGGTCGGCCCCGCCCTCGCCGGTCTCGTGACCGACGTGTTCGGATGGCGTTGGGTGTTCTTCGGGCTCGCACCCGCCACCGCCGTCGGAGCGGCGATTGCCGCACCGGCGATGCAGCGCCTCGCCAGGGGCGCAGACACGACGGCGGAGCCCGTCGCAACGGGCGAGCACCGAACGCGAGATGCGTTCCTTCTGACTCTGGGCGCCGGGCTCCTCATGGGCGGCCTCGAAGGAAGCAACGGAGCGGCAGCCGCCGCACTGGCCCTCGGCGGTCTTCTCCTCGGCGTCCCCGCCGCTCGGCGGCTCCTCCCTCCCGGCACTCTGCTCGCAAGAACCGATCTCGGCGCCGCCGTCGCCCTGATCGGCCTGACCGGATTCGCATTCTTCGGCGCGGAAGCGTTTCTGCCACTCGCGATCAGCGGCGTACGCGACCAGCCCGCGACGATCGCGGGCCTGCCCCTGACGATCGGTACTTTGACGTGGACCGCCGGCGCCTGGATCCAGGCTCGAGAGACGGATCGACGCAGCCGCCGCAGCCTCGTGGTCCTCGGATTCCTCTTGATCGGCGCCGGTGTGGCCGGAACCAGCGCGATCCTCGTACCAAGCATTCCCCTGTGGGCGGCCGGGCTCGCCTGGGGAGTAACCGCTCTGGGCATGGGCATCACCTATTCCACGCTGGCTCTCGTGATCCTCGAATGCGCGCGCGAAGGAGAAGAGGGCCGCGCCTCCGCCGCGCTACAGCTCTCATACACGCTCTGCATCGCACTCGGCACTGGTGTCGGCGGGGGCATCGTCGCGCTCGCCACACGTCTCGGACGCGACTTGTCGACGGGAATCGCGCTGGTCAACGTGGTGATGGTCGTGGTGGTCCTCGTCGCGATTTTGGGCACGGGCCGGATTCCAAAAACGCGCGAGGAGGCTCAGCAGGTCGCTTCCTAG